In Egibacteraceae bacterium, the DNA window CAGCAGCGCACCGTCGTGGCGGCGCACCAGATAGGGCACCGCGATCGATCCCGATCCCTGGTAGGCCCCGAGCAGCTCGGTGCCCTCAGCCAGCTGCGTTCGCTCGCCAGTCTTCGAGCCGACTGCAGTCGGGCCGCCATCCATACATGAACCTTCCGGGCCGAGGGCGGGGTGGGCGGCGCATAGCCGCCCACCCCTGTTGGGGAGCTCGGCGGCTAGCTGATGCTGACCTCGACGCCGGTCAGACCGACCACCGGGATGCCGAGAACCGTCACGGCCAGCATGAGGTCACGAGCGGGAAGCGCGACCACCGACTGCTGGTCCAGCTCATCCTGAGTGATGATATTCGTGGTATTAGCGTCTTGCATATAGTTGCAGCCTTTCGATAAGGTATTACTGACGCGCCCCTTTTACTAAGATTCGGTAGTCCCTGCAAGGGTAAAGCGATCTAAAGCAGAAAAAACACTCGACTGGGGGGCGGTGCCGCCCCCCAGCTTGGGGGGGCATCGTGGCGGCAGACAGGCGGACGTGCCGCCAGCCCGCAAGGCATGACCCGTCATGACGAGGGCCCACCCGGGTGGAGTTGCTCACTCCCTCTGAAGTCGCCGCACTGTTTGGAGTGGACGCCAAGACCGTGTCGCCCTGTTCAGACGAGGTTCATGGTGCGGGCGAGGAAGGATGCCATCTCTGCTCGGGTGACGCCTTGGTTGGGGCAGTAGCGGTTGTTGCTGCAGCCGCGGGTGATGTCGGCTTGGGCGATGGCGTTGATGGCGGTG includes these proteins:
- a CDS encoding S-layer homology domain-containing protein, with the translated sequence ITRAQMAALLTRARNLPTTLPDPRSGLLSRPSDTFTDIATSQHRTAINAIAQADITRGCSNNRYCPNQGVTRAEMASFLARTMNLV